The Solanum pennellii chromosome 11, SPENNV200 sequence TTTAAGCATCTAGAGGTATGGTGACTTACAGAACGTGATAAGAATAAAAGATCCAGTTACCGTTATCCATTGAGCAAACtaagaatgaaatgaaagaattaCCTCGCATCGTCAATCAAGCAAACATAGCGCAGAACATTCCCATTTGCAGAAGCTTGTTTAATCCTATCTTCAATTTTCTGATCAAGTAAGGGAAGGCCGTTCACTAGAAAGTCTTCCAGAGGCATCACACCTGGTCCCATTTCTTCAGGATACAAGCTTTCAATCTGAAAAGGGAATTGCAAATGCATCAAGGTTTCTGAAGATGATTGAATTAGTAACAAAACAAAGAGAGATGGTGACATGTATCCTAACCTTCATATTATCTAGGTTTAAACGCCGTCCAAGGAGCCGAGCAAGAATGAGAGCCTGTTACAAAGACATCAAAACAAAATGTTGTCATGAGGGATATTCAACTTCTCAAAATTTACAGAACCAATTAGCACTATGAACTTTTCGTGAAAGGTACCGAGAAACCAAGTATTAACTATATCAAGTTTGATAAGATGTGCGAAAATGATTCTGCCTAAATCACTCCTTTTCTGCTCCCCGAAGGCACCATCATCCCAAGCaccaaataaggaaaaattataaCAAAGACATCCATTCAGCTAAAATTGCTTTACTCATAAATGGACAACATTCACCATTAGGATATCACAGAAAAAATATACTTCCTGAAAACACTTTCTACAGTGAGTGTGAGTATATAGCAGATGAAACATTATGCCGTAATTATGCATACTGTAAAACTGCAGGTATGTTCAGATAAGAAAGAAAGATAATGCTTTAATCAGCATAATAGTTTCGCAATATAAATGAATTGAAATCTTGGACACTGTAAGTTTAATCAGAAAGAAAGATGTTTCCTAACCTTTCTTGCTACATCCATACCACCTAGATCATCCCGAGGATCTGCAGATAAGTATAAATACATAAGAATAACTTCATACTTCAACTATCCTAATGAGAATTGAGATGAAGTGTAGTGTCAGCTATTTTTTTCTTCCATAATGATATTGGGATGGATGTACAATTACTGTTAATTGCTGCTAGAAAGTACACTGCATCTTGACAATGCATTGAAGACATTGTTATTTCTTTATTAGAAAAGGATCTAGAATTTCCTTAAAAGTTTTGGATGGCACCAAATTTCTCATATAATCCTGCTGGAAATAGAACTATGATCTCCTTGGATAAAGCACTCTCCTTAAAAAGTTTACTTGCCACAAACAACATCATATGTACTTAGAAAAAATGTATGATGGATTGTGAACATATTGATACTTCTATGAATTTATATGGTAAACCTCCACTAGGTTAGGAGGACCCTCTTAAAGCTTCTTAGTAATCTCAAGAGAGAGATATAGAAGGTTAGTTTTACTTTTACACTATCTTATAGGTGACTAGACCTGATGGTGCCTTTCGAACTGTTATTATGAATCAATTTTCGTATTCGCCATGTCGTATTCACTAGGATGCAATGATTTGCATCTTTTGAGGAAGGAAGCCTGCTCTTGGAAAGgattatcaacaaaaatcaaaGACAATCACGATGCAAAATGGACACTGATACCTTCTTTATATACGTTCTACTTCTAAATACTATAATAATTTCAGGCAATTGGGCAATATAGAAAAAAGAGAATATTTGGTCATGATTATGGTAACGATAAGCACATAGATTAACCACCAAAAGGATTGAAAAGGGTTGCTGTTAGTTTACCACATTGGTTAAAGGCACCCTTATATGATCTTGGATTAGCTTTTTGGACTGGGTTAGGCACAAAGTCAACTGATCAGCTTATAGACATATTCACCAAATCCTATACAGGTTTACATGTATGCACCAGCTAGAGGGGAGAATCAGATAGCTAAATGTAAATAACAAGAGATAAGTGTAAAATAGAGTTGTATGTGCATGTTCACCACATTGGGTAGATGTAAGAATATGCACTGTAAAAAGAGCGTATAAAAGCAGAATTCACGTGTAAGACATTTGTATCACAAATTCTCTTAATCGCTTCTCAAATTTCTGTGATTTCTCTCACATTCGAATTAGTGCTAGACAAACTTCCTAAGCAGAAGGCCAGGAAATATTGTTGTACAAGAGGAACACTTGCCTGAAAAGAAAACGAGTAGAATTACTCAGAGGAACATATAAACAATAAGTAAGACTGCACTTATTTAAGAATagataattatcatattttcaacAACCACTTCTGTTTTTGTAAGTCATATATTCAATACTCATATGGTGATTTTACAACATTAATAGTGTGGCTGAAACTTATCACCTGGTTCAGTGTAACCAAGGCTTTTAGCAGCATTAACGACTTGGCTTAATGGCTTTCCATCCTCAACCTCACTCATTACATACCCCAGGGTACCTGTTAGATACCAAGATATATCGCATCTTACCATCAAATGCTCTTAATGTTTATAACAAGCAAGATACTAAGGATAATCATTTGCTATTGCATATATAGCCTAAATGATAAATGGTCATAAAATATTACCACTCAAACTCCCAATAATACGGTAGACAGGGTCTCCTGATGAAATTATGCGATTTAAGGATGCTATGACAGGAAGGCCAGCACCAACCTACCACACATATAGCAATTTCAGACAACTTTGCTAAGCCCGAGTATAAACTAAACTAGGACAACACTATCCTTCGTATACCACAGAAGAAAAATGAATAGCTTAAACAAACACAATGCGCTATAAATCCCATATCATAGTTTGGGAAGTCAAACAAGAAAAGCTTTTGAAGCAGAAGAGGAAGGTTTAATGTGTATGAGACATTTAAGAATCTCAAATACAAGTGAAGCTATTTTTTAATCAGCTAGTGCTCTAGATATCAGATAAACCAAATGATACGCATCACTATCCATATGATCAGTTAATCTTTCTATCTTCAAATGTAAACTTACAGATAGTCGATAGATGCCTAATTACATTCTTCTTTCAGCGAACAGTGGGAGGAAATCTGACACAGAAAAATTGGAACTTTCAAAGTTGGAGAGAGTAGGATGGAGGGACTCCAACCATCCTACCACACCCCTTGGTGATAAAGGGACTGGATATACTTGTGTTTAGATTGACAAGAGAAGAAGCTACAACACGGAACTGGTCTGCACTGCAAAATGTTCATATAAAAAGACAGGAGAACCAAGGTTTCAGCCAGCTTTCTGGTCTTACTCGATcaaacacaattcaattttaTCTACCTAGAGACCCATACACTAGTATAACCCCATAACATGAGTACATGACACTCTAAAATCTCCTTCGTCTCCAACATTTCAGTGCACCAAAGATTTTTACACGCAATATAAACAAGAGAACATACAGTTGACTCATGTCTAAGGCGACGGGGCTGTGACACCAACTTATCATAATCCTCCTGCAAATAAGgcaaaaataatcaatacactAAACATAATAGTTGCCATTTGACAGGAAACCCTTTTACAGATTAGAAGATGAAAGGTGACAAGGATTAAAGGTGATTGACCTGTAATTCTGAATGTTTTCAAGTTATGCAGTGACCATAGCAAACATAATAAGTAAGCAAGCGACAATCAAGGGAAGCAATTGAAACTGACGTTGACTTTAACTCTGTTGAATAGTGGGATCATCTCATCCAAAAAATTAAGTTGAGTGCACCTTTGTTTACTTAACTCGCTCGCGTGTGGAACTGATTCTTTTCTATGGGCCAATTGGTCAAGCACATGGAACTTTTTTTATCATTCTAATGAAGGGTGATGGTGAACCTAAACCCGAACCTCTGCCTTCTCTGCTACCATATATAATTAGGTAGTCACCTCATTCAAAAGTTTAAActattagatttttttaatgCGGAAGTTTAAACTATTAGATAGATCACATGTGTTCACTTAAATAAATCTTCGGAGAACTTTATATTTGTTATAGCATTTGACTCACTTTTTGTTCTTGTCTCGTTTAGCATCTTTTGTTAGTTTTCAGGATTAAACACGGTTGAATGGATCATTAACTGCATTTCTGCACGTAAGCATGCATATGGTTgctaaaagaaaatgaaaaccaTGGACACTGTCTGCTACATTTTATTCTTCTACTGCTAGTGGCATATTCAATGGTTGAACCATGTCTAGAACACTGATCTTATGCTACAACAACTACCTGATTTTAAGCTACACATTCATGGAAATCAACGACAATAAAAAGGATCAGTTACCATTGGCACAGTCAGAGGCTTCTTGTTAGCCAGCACCACACAACAACCAAAATCTACAACCTGGTTTAGCACTCCAATAGTCTCAGCACTAGCTGAACAATCAACAAATGCTAAACCTGCCACAGTTTGAATTTCAATCAAAAGGAATCTGACTGTGAAACAACTCCCCAAAAGCTAACACATTGATACCTGCATTATTTTATGCCTTCACATACAAAGAATTTAAGCAACTGTAATAAATGTATAAGCAAGAATAAGATGTTTTTTGAACTCATTCCCTCCCGATAAACAAAGATTTCCTTCCATACAGCAAAATAGACTAACAACTCCGCCGGACTGCAAAGACAAAGCTAATTTACTCACTGCACTTCATACATTTGAGGCTAGATTGGACTAACAGTCAAAGTAAATAAGCAAGGTCCAGAATCATGTGGCAGCTGAAGTCAACTATTGTACTATACTCATCAAAGCATTTAAAAGTCGTGGAGAAGATTTAACAATAGGAGCTAATACAAATCATTACCCATATGGCACAAAGTTAACAGCTACTCATTGTTACTAATCAAACTTCACAAGTAGATTAGTCCTCCACCAGTAAAGAACAGACAATAATATAAGCAGGTATACGCTTTCCATAACAAGCCAACAACCCCAACAATCCCAAAATAAATGTCTTGGAGATGACACAAACCTGTTGATTTGCCAAGACGTCCAATATCAACTACT is a genomic window containing:
- the LOC107003022 gene encoding uncharacterized protein LOC107003022, which produces MKNLPVFLMGCGGVGRQLLQHIVSCRSLHAKQGVHLRVVGVCDSKYLVVVADVLTAELDDSFLLEVCRVKSNGSSLQTLANSGVCQVFSGPEVLQKVVDIGRLGKSTGLAFVDCSASAETIGVLNQVVDFGCCVVLANKKPLTVPMEDYDKLVSQPRRLRHESTVGAGLPVIASLNRIISSGDPVYRIIGSLSGTLGYVMSEVEDGKPLSQVVNAAKSLGYTEPDPRDDLGGMDVARKALILARLLGRRLNLDNMKIESLYPEEMGPGVMPLEDFLVNGLPLLDQKIEDRIKQASANGNVLRYVCLIDDARCEVGIQEVPKDSALGRLRGSDNVVEIYSRCYEKQPLVIQGAGAGNDTTAAGVLADILDIQDLFP